One Klebsiella electrica genomic window, CTTTCGATTTCCACAATATCGCCAATCAGGCCACTTTTAATCACCTCCCGGACAGTAAGAAAGCAGGAGTCAAAGCGGCGATTCTGGAAGGGGGTTACCGTTACCCCATGTTCTTTAGCCAGACATAATAGTTCTTTTGCCTCTGCCAGAGTGGTGGTAAAGGGTTTTTCGACCATCACATTTTTGCCATGTCTTATACATATTCTGGCATATTCAAAATGGCTGTCCGGATGTGTACAAATAACCACAAGCTGAACCGATTTATCCTTTAATATGTCATTCACATCACGGGTAAACAGAATGCCGCGGTATTGCAACTGTGACTCTACCTCCGGCTTTGGTGTAATATCAAAAATAGTTTTGACGTTAAATTTATCGCGGATCAATACATAGGGTAAATGATATCGGGTGGCACTTTTCCCAAACCCAATAAATGCACAATTAATCATACTGCTTCCTTATTTAAACAACGTTACGGCATGTTCGATAATGGATTGACCATCCATATGGGAGAAATGTTGTGGGTTGACCAGCGCAACTCGACACTGATCCTGTACGGTTTCCCGTATTTTACTTTCCATATAAGACAATTGTGGTGAGAGGAATATAAGGTCCGTGTGCGGATAAATATCTTCAAGACTGCCTATGTTTGTTGCGCTGATATTGGCCGTGCAATTGATACTTTGAGCATACAGGCGCATTTTTTTAGCCACCATTGAGGTGGACATACCTTCGTTACACATCAGGATGATAGTTTTGCCGTCCAGCACATGGCCGTCCGAGGTGTTATTTATCTCTGTCGTGTCTGAGGGCGTTTGTTCGATATCCTCAATGATTTTTCGGGTGTTTTTGCTCATGATTGCGCGTTCGTAGGCGTGCAGAAACGGCAGGTAAACGGCGACACCAATAATGATCAGTATCCCCTGCAACACAACGTTACGTAGGTCACCACCAGAGCCCAACCATCCGGAGAGGAAGGGCGGTACGGACCAGGGGACGTAGGCAACAATGTGTGATACCCAGCCCCATGAGGTGGCGAAGTAGGCGATGATAAAGTTGATTTGTGGGTAGATGATAAAAGGGATCATCAAAAGCGGGTTGAGGATCACCGGTAGACCGAAAATGACCGGCTCGTTGATATTAAAGACGCCTGGCGCAATCACCGTCCGGGCGAATTTTTTATGGCTGCTCATGCGACTGCGGAGCATGATGGCCAGCAACAAAGCTAACGTAGAGCCTGTACCGCCCATATGACCGTACAGGTCACGAAATGGCAGGACAATGATATGCGGCGGTATATGTCCGGCGGCGAATGCCGCCATGTTTTCCTGCATGGCAACCAATAAGGGGGGTTCCAGAACTGGGTTAATAATCCCGGAAGGATGAATGCCGAGCGAAAACAGCAGATTGGTTAGGGTGGTTAACGTAATGAAGCCCGGCAGACTGGTAGTGAGATGCACCAGGGGTTTTTGCACCACGGTCTGAATCAGCGCAAACAGTTCGGTATCGAACCAACCGGTGATAGCGAACGTACCGCAGGCAAACAGCGCCACGGTGATCATAATGGCGAACAGAGCATTAAATGATTGCTGCACCATAGGCGGTACTTCTTCGCCCAGAGAGATTTTCAGCGTCGAACTGGCTGATATCTTCAGAAACAAAGTGGTGGATAAGAAGGCACAAATAATGGCGAGAAATACCCCTCCTGCATTGGTCAGCGCATAGGGTACGACGCCGCTTACCATTATGGCATCGCTATCTGGTGGTGTGACTTGTACCGTGATTGGCATTATCACATAGAAGCAGGCAAGCGAGACCACTGCGGCAATAATTGGACTTTCGGCTTTGCGTTTACTGGCCAGAGAATAAGCTACCAGTACCGCGAGCATAACGGACAATATATTCATGGTGCCGTTTAATGCCCGCTCTCCGATCCCGCGATAATAGGTCATGGTTTCGGCAGAAATAATATTTCTCATGAATCCGTTGGGATCAAGAAAAACATAGTTAACCATAATGACCAGACCAGCCAGGACCAGAAAGGGGATCGCGATGATAAAACTATCCCGCAGGCTTCTCAGATGAACCTGTCCCGCCAGTTTTTGTGAAAAACTGGCAATATTGTCTAATGAGATATTCATAAGGCTCCTTTAATTCTTCTGCTGGTGGGCTGCCACCAGCTGCTGACGCATAAAACTGATACGATAGTCGTTATTTACCAGGCCATCGGCCATTCGGATTTCTTCGTTCTCAACACCTATGCCGCTTTCAGAGATTGATGTTTCATCATGGCCCCTGTAACCCATTCACTACGGCAAAATGTGAATGGATGACAGTAAGTTTAAAAATAGTATTTAAAACGTGCACGTACACCGTAACGGTCGTCAGAATTATCTTCACCAGAATAGAGGTTGTCTGAATTACGTTTTATTTGTGACCAGTACGCTCCCAGAAAAATATCAAAGTTATCCATATCTAATACGTGGGCGAAACGATATGAGGTGTGGATAGTGTGAATCTGGTACTTTCCATCCCGATCGATAAAATCATCATTATTTACATGCAGGGTAGGACTAAATGAGGCGATTTTATTCCTGGCCCAGATATAACCTATTTCAAATTTATCCCACAAAATATTCGCACCTGCGGTGAAATCTTTTTCATCCTCAGCATCCATAAACGCGAGATTTATGTTAGTGGTAATATCGTTATCAACTTTCAGGGTTGACGTCCAGCCAAAACCGTTGCGTCTGGACTGATCCTGCCATTCTCCACTGGCATCATGGTAACCATAGGCATTGTTAATGACATTGCTTTCTGCTGCAACGGCGGTAGTGAAATTGTCTCCACGCCAGGCGATAACGGGCCGAAGGTAGATCGTGTTTTTCTTTCTGGTCAGGGTATTTCCATGATAAGAGCCGCCAGCGAACAGGTCGCTGCCATCCTCCACCAGACTATTCAGTTCAAAGTACCATTCATCAATGGATTTACTTAACATGAAGTTACCGCCACTGTTGCTACGCCCGCGGCCTTCTTTCATCATGTAGATATATCCAAACCCATCGGCATACAGGTCATTAGCCGTATTACCTGAATATTCCACAAAGGTATCCTGGTTGAGCGGGAACATATCATAAGCTTCGAAGCGCCCTATAGTGGCACGCCAGCTATCTTTGTCCCCCTCTTTCTGCCCGAAGTAAAAGGCCGCATCATCCAGATTCATATGGCCACTCATGTCTGCCAACGGTTGAGCGGTAAAACCTGCGAAATTACCGCTGGATAGTTCCCGATAGCCGTCCAGGCCCAGTAATATACGGCCATTAATGCTCCAGCGGTCGTTATCACTTGCGCTCCAGTCTTTATTTGGGCTGGTGCGTGTGGAGGTCAGTTGCTTCGAGCTGCTGGCTGCATCGGTATTGAACTCGACGTCCCCGTACAGCTTAAGTTTTCCGGAAGAGGTATCGAAATTTATATCTGCTGAGCTATTGAACGAAGCAAGTGCTAATGTAATTGTCAGTATTGTTTTTTTCATGATTCATTCCATCATTGTGTGTTGTTCATCTTTATCCTTGTTGTGTGGCGATGCATTTTAAAACTATATAGTTTTAAAAAATAATGTATAAGATAACAATTTTTGAATAAAGGTCGAGTCGTGACGAAAACCGGGTGAGCGCGAGGAGTGGATGGTACCGCGAAGGAAACATCAGGATGTGTCGGAGGCATTGAACCTGAGTGTCGTGATAGATGGCCTTACCGGGAGGATGACATGGGACAGTTGAACAAGCATGAATGAAGCGAAAGTTTTGTCGGTTACCTGATTTACCCAGTAATCTTGATTAGCTGTTTCTGTTTTAATCGCGATGACTTTCGGGAGAGATTTTATTTTTATTGCAACGTTCCATAGCCTCGCGCGAATGAGATTTGTGCCCGATCATTGACAATTTTCCAGGCATCGGAAGGCGGAGCAATAAAGCCTTGTAGCGCCAGTACCTGTAAAAATACGGCATCCTGCGGCATATTCAAAGACAGAAACGCATTGCGTAAAGCGCTAATGGCTTCCACTTCCACGCTCTCACTTGCCACCAGCAGAGGCATCGGGGCAGGATCGCTGTAAGTCAGTATGCGAACATGGCGTGTTATGACCGCTGAAACGGCGCTGGATGCGTTCGCGGATGCCTGGGACGATAAATACCCACAATCAGTAAAAGCTGGTGTCCGCACTGGGAAAACCTCAATACGTTCTTCGGCTATCCGCCGGATATCCGCAATACCATCTACACCACGAATGCCATCGAATTCCTGAACAGCGTGATCCGCGTAGCTATCAAGAAGCGCAAGGTGTTCCCGACGGATGACTCGGTACGAAAAGTTATTTACCTGGCAATCAAGGTTGCATCGAAAAAATGGAGTATGCCGATCCAGAACTGGCGATAAGCCGCTTTATTATCGAGTTCGGTGACCGCCTGAGCGATCACCTTTGACGTGGTGGCAGTTACACAGAATTATTTACAGGGTTACTTTTTTTTGAGTTTAATAACAAACCGGCCTTTTTTCCTTTTGATTTTTGCGCCTCTGTCGCCATAGGTGATTGCGATATTAAAAAAGTCATCAGTATCTATATCAAAATCAAGCTCTATTTCTTCGTGCTGATTAGAGTTGAGTAGTTCATACGTTTGTTCAATATTCACAGCTTTTATCACTGTCATAATCTAACCCTTGTCATGGCGATGTCTCTTACAACACTCATTAAATGTCATTTTCATGACATACAAATGACAACAATCTCTCCTGGTATGTTCCTGTACTCTCTGCAAGAGGGCTATGGGCTTGTCATCTAAGGAGAGCGATGCTCCCTGTCCGCTACATGAGGAAAGCGATCCCACCTGTACTTTTTACTTGCGCCGCCTGATGGGACTAGCACCTCTCCCTGCCTTCGATGTACCGCGGCTTTTCATCGGTAGCCAAACCAACCATGATTATCGTCACACTTTCCACTACAAGCACTTGAGCTGTATGCAGTGATTCGTTATAAGGATGCTCAGGACGTAATCAGAATGACCTGAGCGAAACCTGGTTCCATTGTTGCTTTATCCGGCAACAATGGAACCAGGTTTTTTTTTGCTTTTATTGGTATGCCTTCGTCAGAAAGGGTCCCAGAATTAAACAGTGAGATGGCTGAAATGAAAGTAGAAAAAATACTCAGCAACAACGCTGTCCTGCTCTCCAACTCTAAGCAAGAAGAGATTGTGGCAATTGGGCGGGGTATTGGTTTTGGCAAAAAAGCGGGAGATGTGATCGACAATAGCCAGATTGAGAGTCAGTTTATCAAAAAATCAGAAGGTCTGGCTGATGTTCTTTCGCAATTATTGTCGGAAATTCCGCCAGCGTATCTGGCCGTCACGCAGCAGATCATTAACCTGGCGCAACAGCGACTGGTTATTACTGTGCAGGATACTTTGTTTCTCTCATTAAGCGATCACATCAATTTTGCCATTCAGCGGCAAAATAGTGGGCTGGCGATAAAGAATTTTCTCCTGTGGGATATTAAACGTTTTTATGCCCAGGAGTATTCTGTTGGACTTGAGGCATTACAACTTATTGAGAGCAGGCTAAATATCAGACTTCCGGAAGATGAAGCTGGATTTATTGCCCTGCATCTGGCGAATGCCAGAAATAGCAGTGATATGCAAAGCACGATGCAAAGTGCCACCATCATTAAGGATGTACTGACGATCCTGAAATACGATTTGAACCTGACCTATGACGAAGAATCTCTGGATTATCAGCGCTTTATTACCCATCTTAAATTCTTCGCACTGCGTCTGATGAACCGTAATACCATCGAACATGGTGATGAAAGTATTTATAAGGGGATTACCGATATGATGCCCGCTGCCTATGCTTGCGCGATGAAAATTCATGGCTATGTGGAAAGGAATTATCAATGCCAGCTCACCACCGATGAAGTGATGTTTTTGACTATCCATATTAATCGTCTGAGCGGTGGTTAACAGCAGCAATATAAGGAGAAAGCAGTAATGCAAATGAGATTTCCGGAAGGTTTTCTGTGGGGCGGCGCGATGGCCGCAAACCAGATTGAAGGTGCATGGAATGAAGGCGGAAAAGGTATTTCGACTTCAGACCTGCAACCACAGGGGATACATGGCAATGTCGTTGAACGCGATGGCACCAACGACTGTATCAAGGATGTCGCAATCGATTTTTATCACCGATATCCTGAAGATATTAAGTTGTTTGCCGAAATGGGCTTCAAAGTTTTACGCACCTCAATTGCCTGGGCGCGTATTTATCCGAATGGTGACGATGGCGAGCCAAATGAAGAAGGGCTGGCTTTTTATGATCGTCTGTTTGATGAAATGGCGCATTATGGGATCCAACCGCTGATCACGCTTTCCCACTACGAAATGCCTTACGGGTTGGTCAAACACTACGATGGCTGGGGCAGTCGGGCAGTGATTGAGTTGTTCGAGCGTTATGCGCGTACAGTCTTCACCCGCTATCGGGAAAAAGTGAAATACTGGCTCACTTTTAATGAAATTAATATGGCATTGCATGCGCCATTTACTGGCGTCGGGCTGACAGGAGAACGAAGTCACCAGGAAATTTATCAGGCTATCCATCATCAACTGGTCGCCAGTGCGCGCGCAGTTAAAGCCTGCCATGAGATCATCCCGGATGCCAGAATCGGCAGTATGTTGTTGGGGGCAATACGTTATCCTGTTACCTGCAAACCGGATGATGTACTGAAGTCACAACGTGTTAATCGCGACTGGCTTTTCTTTGGTGATGTACAGGCCCGTGGCGCGTATCCAGCCTGGATTAAGCGATTTTTTCGCGATAATAATATTGAGTTGACCATGACAGCACAGGATTTGCAGGATCTTAAAGAAACGGTCGATTTTATCTCTTTCAGTTAT contains:
- a CDS encoding carbohydrate porin — translated: MMKKTILTITLALASFNSSADINFDTSSGKLKLYGDVEFNTDAASSSKQLTSTRTSPNKDWSASDNDRWSINGRILLGLDGYRELSSGNFAGFTAQPLADMSGHMNLDDAAFYFGQKEGDKDSWRATIGRFEAYDMFPLNQDTFVEYSGNTANDLYADGFGYIYMMKEGRGRSNSGGNFMLSKSIDEWYFELNSLVEDGSDLFAGGSYHGNTLTRKKNTIYLRPVIAWRGDNFTTAVAAESNVINNAYGYHDASGEWQDQSRRNGFGWTSTLKVDNDITTNINLAFMDAEDEKDFTAGANILWDKFEIGYIWARNKIASFSPTLHVNNDDFIDRDGKYQIHTIHTSYRFAHVLDMDNFDIFLGAYWSQIKRNSDNLYSGEDNSDDRYGVRARFKYYF
- the licT gene encoding BglG family transcription antiterminator LicT, yielding MKVEKILSNNAVLLSNSKQEEIVAIGRGIGFGKKAGDVIDNSQIESQFIKKSEGLADVLSQLLSEIPPAYLAVTQQIINLAQQRLVITVQDTLFLSLSDHINFAIQRQNSGLAIKNFLLWDIKRFYAQEYSVGLEALQLIESRLNIRLPEDEAGFIALHLANARNSSDMQSTMQSATIIKDVLTILKYDLNLTYDEESLDYQRFITHLKFFALRLMNRNTIEHGDESIYKGITDMMPAAYACAMKIHGYVERNYQCQLTTDEVMFLTIHINRLSGG
- a CDS encoding PTS transporter subunit EIIC, with product MNISLDNIASFSQKLAGQVHLRSLRDSFIIAIPFLVLAGLVIMVNYVFLDPNGFMRNIISAETMTYYRGIGERALNGTMNILSVMLAVLVAYSLASKRKAESPIIAAVVSLACFYVIMPITVQVTPPDSDAIMVSGVVPYALTNAGGVFLAIICAFLSTTLFLKISASSTLKISLGEEVPPMVQQSFNALFAIMITVALFACGTFAITGWFDTELFALIQTVVQKPLVHLTTSLPGFITLTTLTNLLFSLGIHPSGIINPVLEPPLLVAMQENMAAFAAGHIPPHIIVLPFRDLYGHMGGTGSTLALLLAIMLRSRMSSHKKFARTVIAPGVFNINEPVIFGLPVILNPLLMIPFIIYPQINFIIAYFATSWGWVSHIVAYVPWSVPPFLSGWLGSGGDLRNVVLQGILIIIGVAVYLPFLHAYERAIMSKNTRKIIEDIEQTPSDTTEINNTSDGHVLDGKTIILMCNEGMSTSMVAKKMRLYAQSINCTANISATNIGSLEDIYPHTDLIFLSPQLSYMESKIRETVQDQCRVALVNPQHFSHMDGQSIIEHAVTLFK
- a CDS encoding glycoside hydrolase family 1 protein, which codes for MQMRFPEGFLWGGAMAANQIEGAWNEGGKGISTSDLQPQGIHGNVVERDGTNDCIKDVAIDFYHRYPEDIKLFAEMGFKVLRTSIAWARIYPNGDDGEPNEEGLAFYDRLFDEMAHYGIQPLITLSHYEMPYGLVKHYDGWGSRAVIELFERYARTVFTRYREKVKYWLTFNEINMALHAPFTGVGLTGERSHQEIYQAIHHQLVASARAVKACHEIIPDARIGSMLLGAIRYPVTCKPDDVLKSQRVNRDWLFFGDVQARGAYPAWIKRFFRDNNIELTMTAQDLQDLKETVDFISFSYYMSGCAAAQPELYQSPRTNITRMIPNPYLESSEWGWQIDPQGLRFLLNELHDRFQKPLFIVENGLGAKDIPTADGSIEDDYRIQYLKAHLVQAREAIEDGVELLGYTSWGPIDLVSAGTAQMSKRYGFIYVDRDDDGNGTLERRRKKSFFWYRDVIHTNGANLAD
- a CDS encoding PhnD/SsuA/transferrin family substrate-binding protein, whose translation is MTRHVRILTYSDPAPMPLLVASESVEVEAISALRNAFLSLNMPQDAVFLQVLALQGFIAPPSDAWKIVNDRAQISFARGYGTLQ